The following coding sequences are from one Microtus pennsylvanicus isolate mMicPen1 chromosome 1, mMicPen1.hap1, whole genome shotgun sequence window:
- the Ccdc106 gene encoding coiled-coil domain-containing protein 106 isoform X2 translates to MNDRSNRRRTKPPEATSPTLTLMNSVKAQLHMALERNSWLQKRIEDLEEERDFLRCQLDKFISSARMDAEDHCRMKPGPRRVDGDSRAGVGGEASDPESAASSFSGASDEGSASEKKRQKQKGSTGRRRFGKPKARERQRVKDADGVLCRYKKILGTFQKLKSMSRAFEHHRVDRNTVALTTPIAELLIVAPEKLAEVGEFDPSKERLLEYSRRCFLALDDETLKKVQALKKSKLLLPITYRFKR, encoded by the exons ATGAATGACCGAAGCAACCGTAGGCGGACAA AGCCTCCAGAGGCCACCTCCCCAACCCTGACCCTGATGAACAGCGTTAAGGCCCAGCTGCACATGGCCTTGGAAAGGAACTCATGGCTGCAGAAGCGCATTGAGGacctggaggaggagagggactTTTTGCGGTGTCAGCTGGACAAGTTCATTTCCTCGGCCCGGATGGatgcag AGGACCACTGCCGGATGAAGCCTGGGCCACGGAGGGTTGATGGGGACAGCCgggctggggttgggggtgaAGCCTCAGACCCTGAGTCGGCAGCCTCCTCCTTCAGTGGGGCGTCTGACGAGGGCAGTGCCAGtgaaaagaagaggcagaagcagaagggaagTACTGGCCGGAGGCGATTTGGGAAGCCCAAGGCTCGAGAGAGGCAGCGGG TGAAGGACGCTGACGGGGTCCTCTGCCGCTACAAGAAGATCCTGGGCACCTTCCAGAAGCTGAAGAGCATGTCTCGAGCCTTTGAGCACCATCGTGTGGACCGGAACACGGTGGCGCTGACCACGCCCATCGCGGAGCTGCTCATTGTGGCTCCCGAAAAGCTGGCTGAGGTGGGAGAGTTCGATCCGTCCAAGGAGCGCCTGCTGGAGTACTCCCGCCGCTGCTTCCTGGCGCTGGACGACGAGACTCTCAAGAAGGTGCAGGCTCTAAAAAAGAGCAAGCTGCTCCTGCCCATCACCTACCGCTTCAAGCGGTGA
- the Znf580 gene encoding zinc finger protein 580 isoform X2, with product MLLLPPRPPHPRSSSPEVMDPPPPKTPPFPKAEGPSSTSSSVAGPRPPRLGRHLLIDANGVPYTYTVQLEEEPRGPPQREATPGEPSPRKGYSCPECARVFASPLRLQSHRVSHSDLKPFTCGACGKAFKRSSHLSRHRATHRARAGPPHSCPLCPRRFQDAAELAQHVRLH from the coding sequence atgctgctgctgccgccgcggCCACCTCACCCTCGGTCCTCCTCCCCGGAGGTCATGGACCCACCGCCCCCCAAAACTCCCCCATTTCCCAAGGCGGAAGGCCCCTCCTCCACTTCTTCCTCGGTGGCGGGGCCGCGGCCACCGCGGCTGGGCCGCCACCTACTCATCGACGCCAACGGGGTCCCCTACACGTACACCGTGCAGCTGGAGGAGGAACCTCGGGGCCCGCCACAGCGCGAGGCGACCCCGGGAGAGCCAAGTCCTCGCAAGGGCTACAGCTGCCCAGAGTGCGCTCGTGTCTTTGCCAGCCCTCTACGGCTGCAGAGCCACCGTGTGTCGCACTCGGACCTCAAGCCCTTTACGTGTGGTGCTTGTGGCAAAGCCTTTAAGCGCTCCAGCCACCTGTCGCGGCACCGCGCCACTCACCGCGCGCGCGCTGGCCCACCGCACAGCTGCCCGCTCTGTCCACGCCGCTTCCAGGACGCCGCGGAGCTGGCGCAGCACGTGCGCCTGCACTGA
- the Ccdc106 gene encoding coiled-coil domain-containing protein 106 isoform X1 gives MNDRSNRRRTMKDEETFEISIPFEEAPHLDSQIFYSLSPSRRNFEEPPEATSPTLTLMNSVKAQLHMALERNSWLQKRIEDLEEERDFLRCQLDKFISSARMDAEDHCRMKPGPRRVDGDSRAGVGGEASDPESAASSFSGASDEGSASEKKRQKQKGSTGRRRFGKPKARERQRVKDADGVLCRYKKILGTFQKLKSMSRAFEHHRVDRNTVALTTPIAELLIVAPEKLAEVGEFDPSKERLLEYSRRCFLALDDETLKKVQALKKSKLLLPITYRFKR, from the exons ATGAATGACCGAAGCAACCGTAGGCGGACAA TGAAGGACGAAGAGACCTTTGAGATCTCCATCCCCTTCGAAGAGGCACCCCACTTAGACTCACAGATTTTCTACAGTCTGAGTCCCTCTCGGAGAAATTTTGAGG AGCCTCCAGAGGCCACCTCCCCAACCCTGACCCTGATGAACAGCGTTAAGGCCCAGCTGCACATGGCCTTGGAAAGGAACTCATGGCTGCAGAAGCGCATTGAGGacctggaggaggagagggactTTTTGCGGTGTCAGCTGGACAAGTTCATTTCCTCGGCCCGGATGGatgcag AGGACCACTGCCGGATGAAGCCTGGGCCACGGAGGGTTGATGGGGACAGCCgggctggggttgggggtgaAGCCTCAGACCCTGAGTCGGCAGCCTCCTCCTTCAGTGGGGCGTCTGACGAGGGCAGTGCCAGtgaaaagaagaggcagaagcagaagggaagTACTGGCCGGAGGCGATTTGGGAAGCCCAAGGCTCGAGAGAGGCAGCGGG TGAAGGACGCTGACGGGGTCCTCTGCCGCTACAAGAAGATCCTGGGCACCTTCCAGAAGCTGAAGAGCATGTCTCGAGCCTTTGAGCACCATCGTGTGGACCGGAACACGGTGGCGCTGACCACGCCCATCGCGGAGCTGCTCATTGTGGCTCCCGAAAAGCTGGCTGAGGTGGGAGAGTTCGATCCGTCCAAGGAGCGCCTGCTGGAGTACTCCCGCCGCTGCTTCCTGGCGCTGGACGACGAGACTCTCAAGAAGGTGCAGGCTCTAAAAAAGAGCAAGCTGCTCCTGCCCATCACCTACCGCTTCAAGCGGTGA
- the Ccdc106 gene encoding coiled-coil domain-containing protein 106 isoform X3: protein MNDRSNRRRTMKDEETFEISIPFEEAPHLDSQIFYSLSPSRRNFEEPPEATSPTLTLMNSVKAQLHMALERNSWLQKRIEDLEEERDFLRCQLDKFISSARMDAEDHCRMKPGPRRVDGDSRAGVGGEASDPESAASSFSGASDEGSASEKKRQKQKGSTGRRRFGKPKARERQRESILFPHQKGGLWAHAQPLLSSGVRGCLSLFSFFCLFGPAVKDADGVLCRYKKILGTFQKLKSMSRAFEHHRVDRNTVALTTPIAELLIVAPEKLAEVGEFDPSKERLLEYSRRCFLALDDETLKKVQALKKSKLLLPITYRFKR from the exons ATGAATGACCGAAGCAACCGTAGGCGGACAA TGAAGGACGAAGAGACCTTTGAGATCTCCATCCCCTTCGAAGAGGCACCCCACTTAGACTCACAGATTTTCTACAGTCTGAGTCCCTCTCGGAGAAATTTTGAGG AGCCTCCAGAGGCCACCTCCCCAACCCTGACCCTGATGAACAGCGTTAAGGCCCAGCTGCACATGGCCTTGGAAAGGAACTCATGGCTGCAGAAGCGCATTGAGGacctggaggaggagagggactTTTTGCGGTGTCAGCTGGACAAGTTCATTTCCTCGGCCCGGATGGatgcag AGGACCACTGCCGGATGAAGCCTGGGCCACGGAGGGTTGATGGGGACAGCCgggctggggttgggggtgaAGCCTCAGACCCTGAGTCGGCAGCCTCCTCCTTCAGTGGGGCGTCTGACGAGGGCAGTGCCAGtgaaaagaagaggcagaagcagaagggaagTACTGGCCGGAGGCGATTTGGGAAGCCCAAGGCTCGAGAGAGGCAGCGGG AGTCAATTCTGTTTCCTCATCAGAAAGGAGGCCTCTGGGCACATGCGcagcctctcctttcctctgGTGTCCG TGGCTGTCTTTCCCTGTTCTCCTTTTTCTGCCTGTTTGGCCCTGCAGTGAAGGACGCTGACGGGGTCCTCTGCCGCTACAAGAAGATCCTGGGCACCTTCCAGAAGCTGAAGAGCATGTCTCGAGCCTTTGAGCACCATCGTGTGGACCGGAACACGGTGGCGCTGACCACGCCCATCGCGGAGCTGCTCATTGTGGCTCCCGAAAAGCTGGCTGAGGTGGGAGAGTTCGATCCGTCCAAGGAGCGCCTGCTGGAGTACTCCCGCCGCTGCTTCCTGGCGCTGGACGACGAGACTCTCAAGAAGGTGCAGGCTCTAAAAAAGAGCAAGCTGCTCCTGCCCATCACCTACCGCTTCAAGCGGTGA
- the Znf581 gene encoding LOW QUALITY PROTEIN: zinc finger protein 581 (The sequence of the model RefSeq protein was modified relative to this genomic sequence to represent the inferred CDS: inserted 2 bases in 2 codons; deleted 1 base in 1 codon; substituted 1 base at 1 genomic stop codon) gives MLVLLLCCLQTSALPSVEAMEGPPSRTGGSPEPGPSFSTGSPQTSSPPRLNHYLLMDTQCVPYTVPVDEESQREAGVIGTWVQKKCLGTLSTSYFQRHSVTHLEVKPFKCDTWGKAFKPASPLEQXHSIHGAGGVXPYSCLFCPRCFWAEDELTQLISGHXGDHLFQCPHCLRHFTEQNTLQKNTRWKHP, from the exons ATGCTGGTGCTGCTACTTTGCTGCCTCCAGACCTCAGCACTTCCCTctgtagaggccatggaaggtCCCCCT TCTCGAACAGGAGGGTCTCCAGAACCTGGGCCTTCTTTCTCCACAGGATCTCCCCAGACTTCGTCCCCTCCAAGGCTCAACCATTATCTTCTCATGGACACCCAGTGTGTCCCCTACACAGTGCCGGTGGATGAGGAGTCACAGAGGGAGGCTGGGGTCATTGGGACTTGGGTTCAGAAAAAGTGCTTAGGGACTCTGAGTACATCTTACTTTCAGCGACACAGCGTTACCCACTTGGAGGTGAAGCCCTTCAAATGCGACACCTGGGGGAAGGCATTCAAGCCGGCCAGCCCTCTTGAGC ACCACTCCATACATGGGGCGGGTGGTGTTTAGCCCTACAGCTGCTTGTTCTGCCCTCGCTGCTTTTGGGCCGAGGACGAGTTGACCCAGCTCATCAGTGGAC TAGGGGACCACCTGTTCCAGTGCCCGCATTGCCTGCGTCACTTTACAGAGCAGAACACATTACAGAAGAACACTCGGTGGAAGCATCCATGA
- the Znf580 gene encoding zinc finger protein 580 isoform X1, whose amino-acid sequence MDGGNPKDVRGPDLRLVELGVAKPWWRKPRDGNWSQFSLCRKLPLQMLLLPPRPPHPRSSSPEVMDPPPPKTPPFPKAEGPSSTSSSVAGPRPPRLGRHLLIDANGVPYTYTVQLEEEPRGPPQREATPGEPSPRKGYSCPECARVFASPLRLQSHRVSHSDLKPFTCGACGKAFKRSSHLSRHRATHRARAGPPHSCPLCPRRFQDAAELAQHVRLH is encoded by the exons ATGGACGGAGGGAATCCGAAGGATGTCCGAGGTCCTGACCTGAGGCTGGTGGAGCTGGGTGTTGCCAAGCCCTGGTGGAGAAAACCCAGAGATGGGAACTGGAGTCAGTTTTCACTTTGTAGGAAG CTGCCGCTCcagatgctgctgctgccgccgcggCCACCTCACCCTCGGTCCTCCTCCCCGGAGGTCATGGACCCACCGCCCCCCAAAACTCCCCCATTTCCCAAGGCGGAAGGCCCCTCCTCCACTTCTTCCTCGGTGGCGGGGCCGCGGCCACCGCGGCTGGGCCGCCACCTACTCATCGACGCCAACGGGGTCCCCTACACGTACACCGTGCAGCTGGAGGAGGAACCTCGGGGCCCGCCACAGCGCGAGGCGACCCCGGGAGAGCCAAGTCCTCGCAAGGGCTACAGCTGCCCAGAGTGCGCTCGTGTCTTTGCCAGCCCTCTACGGCTGCAGAGCCACCGTGTGTCGCACTCGGACCTCAAGCCCTTTACGTGTGGTGCTTGTGGCAAAGCCTTTAAGCGCTCCAGCCACCTGTCGCGGCACCGCGCCACTCACCGCGCGCGCGCTGGCCCACCGCACAGCTGCCCGCTCTGTCCACGCCGCTTCCAGGACGCCGCGGAGCTGGCGCAGCACGTGCGCCTGCACTGA